From the Bombus vancouverensis nearcticus chromosome 3, iyBomVanc1_principal, whole genome shotgun sequence genome, one window contains:
- the LOC117165695 gene encoding phospholipid phosphatase 1 isoform X1, with protein sequence MQRSTEQLTHCSTATLEEILDNSDGVTTRTVSEKIMSICKNTIRWVLFLDILLALSVIVFLAVLEFGTVPQQHIGFYCNDPKISFKFMGDTISITFLIVGCLLIPIVVMWLSEFVCYSADSYDTELGCAGSRAKQIWLWYGHYSIGIIALTFICDVMKTLVGEPRPHFLDTCKPREAENCTNEYVEKYTCTNTEHSEWFVSDSSKSFPSGHSALSMFTTTFIVWYLQRRLPDRTFFLKPWLQCIIFLWTVICSLTRIGDNRHHWWDVLAGIILGFAFSMLTVIVPCRKFHLNQNVSQIYSEPVGSEQINYNKRKQNTKKLLHETIIDPSESRELKNIKSSTWRE encoded by the exons AGATCAACGGAACAGTTGACTCATTGCAGTACGGCGACGTTGGAGGAAATCCTGGATAATTCGGACGGAGTAACGACACGAACTGTCTCCGAGAAGATCATGAGTATCTGTAAAAATACTATACGTTGGGTGCTCTTTCTGGATATATTACTTGCTTTATCAG TCATTGTATTTCTAGCAGTATTGGAATTTGGGACAGTTCCGCAGCAACATATCGGTTTTTACTGTAATGATCCAAAAATTTCATTCAAGTTCATGGGAGATACGATTTCTATTACATTTTTGATTGTTGGATGTCTGTTAATACCGATCGTCGTg aTGTGGCTGTCTGAATTCGTATGCTACTCTGCAGATAGCTATGATACAGAATTAGGATGCGCTGGTTCAAGAGCAAAACAAATATGGTTGTGGTATGGTCACTATTCGATCGGAATAATTGCCTTAACGTTTATATGTGATGTTATGAAAACTCTGGTGGGCGAACCAAGACCACACTTTTTGGATACGTGTAAACCACGAGAGGCAGAGAATTGCACCAATGA ATATGTGGAAAAATATACGTGTACAAATACAGAACATTCAGAATGGTTTGTCTCGGATTCTAGCAAATCATTTCCATCTGGCCATTCTGCCCTCTCTATGTTCACAACTACTTTTATTGTG TGGTACTTACAACGCCGTTTACCAGATCGGACGTTTTTCCTAAAACCGTGGTTacaatgtataatatttttgtgGACTGTGATATGCTCATTAACAAGGATCGGTGACAATAGACATCATTGGTGGGATGTACTTGCAGGCATCATTTTGGGTTTCGCTTTTAGCATGTTAACTGTTATAGTGCCATGCCGTAAGTTTCATTTAAATCAAAACGTCTCACAAATATATAGTGAGCCTGTAGGAAGTGAACAAATTAATTACAACAAGAGAAAACAAAACACCAAGAAACTTTTACATGAAACAATAATTGATCCTTCGGAAAGTCGTgaattaaagaatattaaatcATCAACCTGGAGGGAATAA
- the LOC117165695 gene encoding phospholipid phosphatase 1 isoform X4, with the protein MSICKNTIRWVLFLDILLALSVIVFLAVLEFGTVPQQHIGFYCNDPKISFKFMGDTISITFLIVGCLLIPIVVMWLSEFVCYSADSYDTELGCAGSRAKQIWLWYGHYSIGIIALTFICDVMKTLVGEPRPHFLDTCKPREAENCTNEYVEKYTCTNTEHSEWFVSDSSKSFPSGHSALSMFTTTFIVWYLQRRLPDRTFFLKPWLQCIIFLWTVICSLTRIGDNRHHWWDVLAGIILGFAFSMLTVIVPCRKFHLNQNVSQIYSEPVGSEQINYNKRKQNTKKLLHETIIDPSESRELKNIKSSTWRE; encoded by the exons ATGAGTATCTGTAAAAATACTATACGTTGGGTGCTCTTTCTGGATATATTACTTGCTTTATCAG TCATTGTATTTCTAGCAGTATTGGAATTTGGGACAGTTCCGCAGCAACATATCGGTTTTTACTGTAATGATCCAAAAATTTCATTCAAGTTCATGGGAGATACGATTTCTATTACATTTTTGATTGTTGGATGTCTGTTAATACCGATCGTCGTg aTGTGGCTGTCTGAATTCGTATGCTACTCTGCAGATAGCTATGATACAGAATTAGGATGCGCTGGTTCAAGAGCAAAACAAATATGGTTGTGGTATGGTCACTATTCGATCGGAATAATTGCCTTAACGTTTATATGTGATGTTATGAAAACTCTGGTGGGCGAACCAAGACCACACTTTTTGGATACGTGTAAACCACGAGAGGCAGAGAATTGCACCAATGA ATATGTGGAAAAATATACGTGTACAAATACAGAACATTCAGAATGGTTTGTCTCGGATTCTAGCAAATCATTTCCATCTGGCCATTCTGCCCTCTCTATGTTCACAACTACTTTTATTGTG TGGTACTTACAACGCCGTTTACCAGATCGGACGTTTTTCCTAAAACCGTGGTTacaatgtataatatttttgtgGACTGTGATATGCTCATTAACAAGGATCGGTGACAATAGACATCATTGGTGGGATGTACTTGCAGGCATCATTTTGGGTTTCGCTTTTAGCATGTTAACTGTTATAGTGCCATGCCGTAAGTTTCATTTAAATCAAAACGTCTCACAAATATATAGTGAGCCTGTAGGAAGTGAACAAATTAATTACAACAAGAGAAAACAAAACACCAAGAAACTTTTACATGAAACAATAATTGATCCTTCGGAAAGTCGTgaattaaagaatattaaatcATCAACCTGGAGGGAATAA
- the LOC117165695 gene encoding phospholipid phosphatase 1 isoform X2: MGKSKLNRKVASRWKDFKFLTPLNLYSLFIVFLAVLEFGTVPQQHIGFYCNDPKISFKFMGDTISITFLIVGCLLIPIVVMWLSEFVCYSADSYDTELGCAGSRAKQIWLWYGHYSIGIIALTFICDVMKTLVGEPRPHFLDTCKPREAENCTNEYVEKYTCTNTEHSEWFVSDSSKSFPSGHSALSMFTTTFIVWYLQRRLPDRTFFLKPWLQCIIFLWTVICSLTRIGDNRHHWWDVLAGIILGFAFSMLTVIVPCRKFHLNQNVSQIYSEPVGSEQINYNKRKQNTKKLLHETIIDPSESRELKNIKSSTWRE; this comes from the exons ATGGGCAAGAGTAAACTCAATAGAAAAGTAGCCTCACGGTGGAAAGATTTTAAATTCCTAACTCCACTAAATTTATACAGTTTGT TCATTGTATTTCTAGCAGTATTGGAATTTGGGACAGTTCCGCAGCAACATATCGGTTTTTACTGTAATGATCCAAAAATTTCATTCAAGTTCATGGGAGATACGATTTCTATTACATTTTTGATTGTTGGATGTCTGTTAATACCGATCGTCGTg aTGTGGCTGTCTGAATTCGTATGCTACTCTGCAGATAGCTATGATACAGAATTAGGATGCGCTGGTTCAAGAGCAAAACAAATATGGTTGTGGTATGGTCACTATTCGATCGGAATAATTGCCTTAACGTTTATATGTGATGTTATGAAAACTCTGGTGGGCGAACCAAGACCACACTTTTTGGATACGTGTAAACCACGAGAGGCAGAGAATTGCACCAATGA ATATGTGGAAAAATATACGTGTACAAATACAGAACATTCAGAATGGTTTGTCTCGGATTCTAGCAAATCATTTCCATCTGGCCATTCTGCCCTCTCTATGTTCACAACTACTTTTATTGTG TGGTACTTACAACGCCGTTTACCAGATCGGACGTTTTTCCTAAAACCGTGGTTacaatgtataatatttttgtgGACTGTGATATGCTCATTAACAAGGATCGGTGACAATAGACATCATTGGTGGGATGTACTTGCAGGCATCATTTTGGGTTTCGCTTTTAGCATGTTAACTGTTATAGTGCCATGCCGTAAGTTTCATTTAAATCAAAACGTCTCACAAATATATAGTGAGCCTGTAGGAAGTGAACAAATTAATTACAACAAGAGAAAACAAAACACCAAGAAACTTTTACATGAAACAATAATTGATCCTTCGGAAAGTCGTgaattaaagaatattaaatcATCAACCTGGAGGGAATAA
- the LOC117165695 gene encoding phospholipid phosphatase 1 isoform X3, with protein MILVMSATGFKQKKFHLKIQSQDQFPVIVFLAVLEFGTVPQQHIGFYCNDPKISFKFMGDTISITFLIVGCLLIPIVVMWLSEFVCYSADSYDTELGCAGSRAKQIWLWYGHYSIGIIALTFICDVMKTLVGEPRPHFLDTCKPREAENCTNEYVEKYTCTNTEHSEWFVSDSSKSFPSGHSALSMFTTTFIVWYLQRRLPDRTFFLKPWLQCIIFLWTVICSLTRIGDNRHHWWDVLAGIILGFAFSMLTVIVPCRKFHLNQNVSQIYSEPVGSEQINYNKRKQNTKKLLHETIIDPSESRELKNIKSSTWRE; from the exons ATGATCCTCGTGATGAGTGCAACAGGATTCAAGCAAAAGAAATTTCATCTTAAAATTCAAAGTCAAGATCAATTTCCCG TCATTGTATTTCTAGCAGTATTGGAATTTGGGACAGTTCCGCAGCAACATATCGGTTTTTACTGTAATGATCCAAAAATTTCATTCAAGTTCATGGGAGATACGATTTCTATTACATTTTTGATTGTTGGATGTCTGTTAATACCGATCGTCGTg aTGTGGCTGTCTGAATTCGTATGCTACTCTGCAGATAGCTATGATACAGAATTAGGATGCGCTGGTTCAAGAGCAAAACAAATATGGTTGTGGTATGGTCACTATTCGATCGGAATAATTGCCTTAACGTTTATATGTGATGTTATGAAAACTCTGGTGGGCGAACCAAGACCACACTTTTTGGATACGTGTAAACCACGAGAGGCAGAGAATTGCACCAATGA ATATGTGGAAAAATATACGTGTACAAATACAGAACATTCAGAATGGTTTGTCTCGGATTCTAGCAAATCATTTCCATCTGGCCATTCTGCCCTCTCTATGTTCACAACTACTTTTATTGTG TGGTACTTACAACGCCGTTTACCAGATCGGACGTTTTTCCTAAAACCGTGGTTacaatgtataatatttttgtgGACTGTGATATGCTCATTAACAAGGATCGGTGACAATAGACATCATTGGTGGGATGTACTTGCAGGCATCATTTTGGGTTTCGCTTTTAGCATGTTAACTGTTATAGTGCCATGCCGTAAGTTTCATTTAAATCAAAACGTCTCACAAATATATAGTGAGCCTGTAGGAAGTGAACAAATTAATTACAACAAGAGAAAACAAAACACCAAGAAACTTTTACATGAAACAATAATTGATCCTTCGGAAAGTCGTgaattaaagaatattaaatcATCAACCTGGAGGGAATAA